One part of the Amphiura filiformis chromosome 5, Afil_fr2py, whole genome shotgun sequence genome encodes these proteins:
- the LOC140152888 gene encoding uncharacterized protein: protein MTNRWISRSWIESRLNKLSVQATLLDCSRRQLSVSALRLAEDHKQHESVGKKLQHLEDSLRYHGYSTIRIGLFIMFAAGMGLYIFRESIRENVADEVSQVAYRSLEDQMVVVKAEQFAKGLLDAVMNDEQMSRLAAEFVVGVLQRDETKQATATVLRSVIDDPITRNHLILATKQVFLAALYDEETQQALKVVFKHILADDETRQAAKDLLAFVFAEDDIKNLVADFFKDVIRMEIVVNQATELGKDVTHNVISDPVIQKETGDSMWRAFTYSMTPRWFSTSTPPNPISEEVTSSPPKSTSPETGETETKPVPSLEDKEHGTESKKDVKDAIKEQQDAERMLSQQHREEQEEMADLTLVIEEP from the exons ATGACTAACAGGTGGATTTCAAGATCATGGATTGAGTCCAGGTTGAACAAACTGAGTGTGCAAGCAACTTTGCTTGACTGTTCCAGACGTCAGTTATCTGTGTCAGCGTTGAGACTTGCTGAAGACCATAAACAGCATGAGAGTGTAGGCAAGAAGTTACAGCATCTGGAAGATTCTCTACGATACCACGGTTACTCCACCATACGCATTGGTTTATTTATCATGTTCGCTGCTG GAATGGGCCTCTACATTTTCCGTGAATCCATCCGTGAAAATGTCGCAGACGAGGTCTCTCAAGTAGCGTACCGGTCCTTAGAAGATCAGATGGTGGTCGTTAAGGCTGAGCAGTTTGCCAAGGGTCTCCTAGATGCCGTCATGAACGATGAGCAGATGAGCAGGCTAGCAGCGGAGTTTGTGGTTGGAGTGTTGCAGAGGGATGAAACCAAGCAAGCCACAGCTACTGTGCTCCGATCAGTGATTGATGATCCTATCACTAGGAATCATCTCATCCTAGCGACCAAACAAGTCTTCTTAGCAGCGCTTTATGATGAAGAAACACAGCAAGCACTTAAG GTGGTTTTCAAACACATCTTAGCTGATGATGAGACGAGACAAGCAGCCAAGGATCTGCttgcttttgtgtttgctgaggatGATATCAAGAATCTCGTAGCCGACTTCTTCAAGGATGTTATTAGAATGGAAATTGTTGTTAATCAAGCTACAGAATTAG GTAAGGATGTCACTCATAATGTAATCTCAGACCCTGTCATTCAAAAAGAGACTGGCGATTCCATGTGGCGAGCTTTTACCTACTCAATGACCCCAAGATGGTTTAGTACTTCCACGCCACCCAATCCAATATCTGAGGAGGTCACATCATCTCCACCAAAATCAACATCACCAGAGACTGGTGAGACCGAAACTAAACCTGTGCCATCATTAGAAGATAAAGAACATGGAACTGAAAGTAAGAAAGATGTTAAAGATGCAATTAAGGAGCAGCAAGATGCGGAGAGGATGTTGTCACAGCAGCATCGGGAGGAGCAGGAAGAGATGGCTGATTTGACTCTAGTGATTGAGGAACCTTGA